In Candidatus Synechococcus calcipolaris G9, a genomic segment contains:
- the secA gene encoding preprotein translocase subunit SecA has protein sequence MLKALFGDPNQRKLKKYQPLVVDINLLEDEIQVLSDSELQHKTVEFKQRLDNGEFLDDLLPEAFAVVREASKRVLGMRHFDVQLLGGMILHDGQIAEMKTGEGKTLVSTLPAYLNALEGKGVHIITVNDYLARRDAEWMGQVHRFLGLSVGLIQQQMAPQERQKSYACDITYATNSEIGFDYLRDNMATSMAEVVQRPFRYCVIDEVDSVLIDEARTPLIISGQVERPTEKYLKAADIARQLKTEEHYEVDEKARNVLMTDEGFIEAENLLGVEDLYDPQDPWAHYIFNAIKAKELFIKDVNYILRNGEVVIVDEFTGRVMPGRRWSDGLHQAIEAKERQEIQNESQTLATITYQNLFLLYPKLSGMTGTAKTEEAEFEKIYKLEVTVVPTNRPRNRQDVSDVVYKTEAAKWIAVAEECTEMHQEGRPVLVGTTSVEKSEILAQLLQQQGIPHNLLNAKPENVERESEIIAQAGRKGSLTISTNMAGRGTDIILGGNADYMARLKVREYFMPRIVMPESDDPMSLLSLMGNQSKKGKGFGQEAAPKNWTPSAGLFPCQISNDTEQLLRTAVEFAVKTYGERSIPELQAEDMLAIASEKAPTDDEVIQKLRAAYNAVRREYETVTGAEHQEVVELGGLHVIGTERHESRRIDNQLRGRAGRQGDPGSTRFFLSLEDNLLRIFGGDRVSALMSAFRVEEDMPIESRLLTGSLENAQKKVETYYYDIRKQVFEYDEVMNNQRRAIYAERRRVLEGEDLKDRVLEYAEKTMDDIIAAFVNPELPPEEWDLGGLVSKAQEFVYLLADLEPQHIEQLSVPEMQLFLHEQVRTAYEQKEAQIDAIQAGLMRQAERFFILQQIDTLWREHLQQMDALRESVGLRGYGQEDPLVEYKREGYEIFLDMMIMIRRNVVYALFQFQPQMPQAAEVSAESV, from the coding sequence ATGCTGAAAGCCCTATTTGGCGATCCCAATCAACGCAAACTCAAGAAATATCAACCCCTTGTGGTGGATATCAACTTACTTGAAGACGAGATTCAAGTTCTCAGCGATAGTGAGCTTCAGCATAAAACCGTTGAGTTTAAGCAACGGCTCGACAATGGTGAGTTCCTAGATGATCTGCTCCCGGAAGCCTTTGCGGTGGTGCGGGAAGCCTCCAAGCGGGTCTTGGGGATGCGTCACTTTGATGTGCAACTGTTGGGGGGGATGATTCTCCACGATGGTCAGATTGCCGAGATGAAAACCGGGGAAGGTAAAACCCTGGTGTCTACGCTGCCGGCCTACTTGAATGCCCTAGAAGGTAAAGGGGTTCATATCATTACCGTCAATGACTACCTGGCCCGGCGGGATGCGGAATGGATGGGGCAGGTGCATCGCTTCTTAGGCCTAAGCGTGGGACTGATTCAGCAGCAAATGGCTCCCCAGGAGCGACAAAAGAGCTATGCCTGCGATATTACCTACGCCACCAACAGCGAAATTGGCTTTGACTATCTGCGGGACAATATGGCCACTTCCATGGCAGAGGTTGTGCAGCGGCCCTTTCGCTACTGTGTCATTGATGAAGTGGATTCGGTACTCATTGACGAAGCCCGGACTCCCCTGATTATTTCTGGGCAAGTGGAGCGGCCCACGGAGAAATATCTGAAAGCCGCTGACATTGCCCGCCAACTGAAAACCGAAGAACATTACGAAGTAGACGAAAAAGCCCGTAATGTCTTGATGACCGATGAAGGGTTTATTGAGGCGGAAAACCTTTTGGGGGTTGAGGATCTATACGATCCCCAGGATCCTTGGGCCCATTATATTTTTAATGCTATTAAGGCCAAGGAACTCTTCATTAAGGATGTGAACTACATTCTCCGCAATGGTGAAGTGGTCATTGTGGATGAGTTTACGGGGCGGGTGATGCCCGGTCGGCGTTGGAGTGATGGTTTGCACCAGGCGATCGAGGCCAAGGAGCGGCAAGAGATTCAAAATGAATCCCAAACCCTGGCCACGATTACCTATCAAAACCTGTTTTTGCTCTATCCCAAGCTGTCGGGGATGACGGGAACTGCGAAAACCGAAGAAGCGGAATTTGAAAAAATCTATAAGCTAGAAGTTACCGTTGTGCCCACCAATCGTCCCCGCAACCGCCAGGATGTGTCCGATGTGGTGTACAAGACGGAAGCAGCCAAATGGATCGCCGTTGCCGAAGAATGTACGGAGATGCACCAAGAGGGCCGGCCGGTTCTGGTGGGAACGACCAGTGTTGAAAAATCAGAAATTTTAGCCCAATTATTACAGCAGCAGGGAATTCCCCATAATCTCCTCAATGCCAAGCCGGAGAACGTAGAGCGGGAGTCAGAAATTATTGCCCAGGCAGGGCGGAAAGGCTCGCTTACGATTTCCACCAATATGGCGGGGCGGGGTACGGATATTATCCTGGGGGGAAATGCGGATTACATGGCCCGGTTAAAGGTGCGGGAATATTTCATGCCGCGAATTGTCATGCCGGAATCCGATGATCCGATGTCATTACTCTCCTTGATGGGAAATCAATCTAAAAAGGGGAAAGGGTTTGGCCAAGAGGCGGCTCCCAAAAACTGGACTCCCTCGGCGGGTTTATTCCCCTGTCAAATCAGTAACGATACGGAGCAGTTGTTACGGACGGCGGTGGAATTTGCGGTGAAGACCTACGGAGAACGCAGTATCCCCGAACTCCAGGCTGAAGATATGCTGGCGATCGCCTCGGAAAAAGCACCCACGGACGATGAAGTGATTCAAAAGCTGCGGGCAGCCTATAATGCCGTGCGGCGCGAGTATGAAACCGTCACGGGCGCAGAACACCAAGAAGTTGTGGAACTAGGTGGCTTGCATGTGATTGGCACTGAACGCCATGAATCTCGCCGGATTGATAATCAATTACGAGGACGGGCGGGTCGTCAGGGAGATCCCGGGTCTACACGGTTCTTTTTGAGTCTTGAAGATAATCTTTTGCGTATTTTTGGCGGCGATCGCGTTTCTGCCCTCATGAGTGCCTTCCGGGTAGAAGAAGATATGCCGATTGAATCCCGTTTGCTCACGGGTAGTCTGGAAAATGCCCAGAAGAAAGTGGAGACCTACTACTACGACATCCGTAAACAGGTGTTTGAGTATGACGAGGTGATGAATAATCAGCGGCGGGCCATTTATGCGGAGCGGCGACGAGTTCTTGAAGGGGAAGACCTGAAGGATCGGGTTTTAGAATATGCCGAAAAAACCATGGATGATATTATTGCCGCCTTTGTCAATCCTGAGTTACCTCCAGAGGAGTGGGATTTAGGGGGATTAGTGAGCAAGGCCCAGGAATTTGTTTACCTTCTAGCGGATTTAGAACCCCAGCATATTGAGCAATTGAGTGTGCCAGAGATGCAGTTATTTTTGCATGAGCAGGTGCGAACGGCCTACGAGCAAAAAGAGGCACAAATTGATGCCATTCAAGCGGGCTTAATGCGACAAGCCGAGCGGTTCTTTATTTTGCAGCAAATTGATACCCTGTGGCGGGAACACCTACAACAAATGGATGCCCTACGGGAATCGGTGGGGTTACGGGGCTATGGTCAAGAGGATCCTCTGGTGGAATATAAACGGGAAGGCTATGAAATTTTCCTGGATATGATGATTATGATCCGCCGGAATGTGGTCTATGCCCTGTTCCAATTCCAGCCCCAGATGCCCCAAGCAGCGGAAGTATCGGCGGAGTCAGTGTGA
- a CDS encoding acyl-CoA thioesterase — translation MTQPIVAPYHRQVHFADTDAAGVVYFANLLNFCHEAYEKLLEDIGVDLREFFRDGAIAMPIVEAQVKFFRPLYCGDRLIISIRATAIDASCFQLHYRITPQQVEPPQGTEPDHPSPVAIAETRHICLKMPERQRTPLPPLFQDWLGDPAETQAPQSDD, via the coding sequence ATGACCCAACCGATTGTTGCCCCCTACCACCGCCAAGTTCATTTTGCGGATACGGATGCCGCGGGCGTGGTGTATTTTGCCAATCTGTTGAATTTTTGCCATGAAGCCTATGAAAAGCTCCTGGAAGATATAGGAGTTGATCTCAGGGAGTTTTTCCGGGATGGGGCGATCGCTATGCCGATTGTGGAAGCTCAGGTTAAATTTTTCCGTCCCCTCTACTGCGGCGATCGCCTGATCATCTCAATCCGTGCCACGGCCATTGATGCCTCCTGTTTTCAACTCCATTACCGGATAACCCCACAACAGGTTGAGCCTCCCCAGGGAACAGAACCCGATCACCCTAGTCCCGTGGCGATCGCCGAAACCCGTCATATTTGTCTCAAAATGCCGGAACGCCAGCGAACCCCCCTCCCGCCATTGTTCCAAGACTGGCTAGGCGACCCAGCGGAAACCCAGGCACCTCAATCCGACGACTAA
- a CDS encoding DNA methyltransferase, producing the protein MSYVVQAKDGSELNRFYEDDLLIHNWYRFVLSYPPHLVKHYLQKFNINNGHWVLDPFCGTGTTLVECKKQEISSVGIEANPVVQLMAETKTKWDVDTAALIKHAEAIAKEFQARIIQYGDNLKTLSNEQGKLIIKDSISPIPLHKALVLLEVMNEYYDPDFINYEKTAFAKQLVYAYSNLKFGPEVGVSRKKKLDADVIGLWLNQVNEIAKSIEFYDKQKNVISVVHLADSRNPGMKLLTNDIDAVITSPPYPNEKDYSRTTRLESVLLGFITSKEDLRRHKEGLLRSNTRNIYVNDTDEQWIAHNGRILELADSIEKRRIELEKDSGFEKLYHKVIKHYFGGMARHLEELKPKLRPGAKLAYVVGDQASYFRILIQTGEILADIARDAGYNVMNIDLFRTRLSTATKEQLREEVVLLQWNG; encoded by the coding sequence ATGTCATATGTTGTTCAGGCAAAAGATGGCTCTGAGTTAAATAGATTTTATGAAGATGACCTATTAATTCACAACTGGTATCGTTTTGTATTATCCTATCCGCCCCACCTTGTTAAGCACTATCTTCAAAAATTCAATATTAATAACGGACATTGGGTACTGGATCCGTTTTGCGGTACGGGAACAACCCTCGTCGAGTGCAAGAAACAGGAAATTTCATCTGTTGGGATTGAAGCTAATCCTGTAGTGCAGTTAATGGCTGAAACAAAAACAAAATGGGATGTTGATACTGCCGCCCTTATTAAACATGCAGAAGCGATCGCAAAGGAATTCCAAGCACGAATCATTCAATATGGAGACAACCTAAAAACCCTCAGCAACGAGCAGGGGAAACTCATTATCAAGGATTCAATCAGCCCAATTCCCCTCCATAAAGCCCTGGTCTTGCTAGAAGTAATGAATGAATATTATGATCCGGATTTCATTAATTATGAGAAAACTGCCTTTGCCAAACAGCTTGTGTATGCTTATAGCAACTTAAAATTTGGCCCTGAAGTTGGCGTAAGCAGAAAGAAAAAGCTAGATGCCGACGTGATTGGGCTATGGCTGAATCAAGTGAATGAGATTGCAAAGAGTATTGAATTTTATGACAAACAGAAAAATGTAATATCAGTGGTTCATTTAGCGGATTCTAGAAATCCTGGCATGAAACTACTGACTAACGACATAGATGCAGTCATCACTTCCCCGCCCTATCCAAATGAAAAAGACTATTCCAGAACCACACGGCTTGAGTCAGTTTTGTTGGGCTTTATTACCAGTAAAGAAGACCTGAGAAGACACAAGGAAGGACTACTGCGTTCAAATACCAGAAATATTTACGTCAATGACACCGATGAGCAATGGATTGCACACAATGGGCGCATTCTTGAACTGGCAGATTCAATAGAAAAAAGACGGATAGAGCTAGAAAAAGATTCTGGATTTGAGAAACTATACCATAAGGTTATTAAGCACTATTTTGGTGGAATGGCTCGCCATTTGGAAGAATTGAAACCAAAACTACGTCCCGGTGCAAAGCTGGCCTACGTCGTGGGAGATCAAGCCTCCTATTTTAGGATACTCATCCAGACTGGAGAAATACTAGCGGATATTGCCCGCGATGCTGGCTATAACGTAATGAATATCGATTTATTTAGGACTCGCCTATCAACTGCCACAAAAGAGCAACTTCGTGAAGAAGTGGTACTTTTGCAATGGAACGGCTAA
- a CDS encoding carbohydrate ABC transporter permease: protein MDLKTLSQKERSIGWLFLAPSLVILAIVYGYPIFRALWLSLFRENLGTNLNPVFNGLGNYDRLIQDGRFWLSLWHTSIFSLVSLAVELILGLAIALLLDQTFRGRGLVRTIAILPWALPTALIALAWRWIFSGEFGVWNDILINWLHLIDTPINWLGNPTWAMVCLIAADAWKTTPFVSILLLAGLQAIPQDLYEAHRMDGATSWQSFWQITLPLLLPQILIALLFRFAQAVGVFDLVAVMTGGGPGGATEMVALYIYATVMRYLDFGYGAALVVITFLILISVVAMVRGLLIRVQRLTGVEP, encoded by the coding sequence ATGGACTTAAAAACCCTATCTCAAAAGGAACGATCTATTGGTTGGCTATTTTTAGCCCCATCCCTGGTTATTTTGGCGATCGTCTATGGCTATCCCATTTTCCGGGCCCTGTGGTTAAGTCTATTCAGGGAAAATCTAGGAACAAATCTGAACCCGGTGTTTAACGGCCTGGGGAATTACGATCGCCTGATTCAGGATGGTCGCTTTTGGCTGAGTCTTTGGCATACATCGATTTTTTCCCTGGTCTCCTTGGCCGTGGAATTGATTCTGGGTCTGGCGATCGCTCTGTTATTGGATCAAACCTTTCGGGGGCGGGGGCTGGTGCGAACCATTGCCATTTTGCCCTGGGCCTTACCCACAGCCTTGATTGCCCTGGCCTGGCGGTGGATATTTAGTGGCGAATTTGGTGTCTGGAACGATATTTTGATCAACTGGCTCCATCTGATTGACACTCCGATTAATTGGCTGGGGAATCCCACCTGGGCCATGGTCTGTCTGATTGCAGCGGATGCCTGGAAAACCACACCCTTTGTCAGTATTTTGTTACTAGCCGGTCTCCAGGCCATTCCCCAAGACCTTTACGAAGCCCATCGCATGGATGGGGCAACATCCTGGCAAAGTTTCTGGCAAATTACCCTACCCCTGCTCCTGCCTCAAATTTTGATTGCCCTACTATTTCGCTTTGCCCAGGCGGTGGGGGTTTTTGATCTGGTTGCGGTGATGACTGGAGGTGGGCCGGGGGGAGCAACGGAAATGGTGGCCCTCTACATCTATGCCACGGTGATGCGCTATCTAGATTTTGGCTATGGAGCGGCCCTCGTGGTGATCACGTTTCTTATCTTAATCAGTGTGGTGGCCATGGTTCGGGGCCTATTGATACGAGTACAGCGGCTAACGGGGGTGGAACCATGA
- a CDS encoding MgPME-cyclase complex family protein, giving the protein MSTYYYVLASQTFLTEVEPLEEVLRERHRNYQEQGKEVDFWLVLEPAFLNTPAFQEQKAKCPQPAAAIISTNKTFIQWLKLRLEYVLTGEFTAPSETIPEPLASLVSSS; this is encoded by the coding sequence ATGAGTACCTACTACTACGTCTTGGCGAGTCAGACCTTTCTCACGGAGGTCGAACCCCTAGAAGAAGTTCTGCGGGAGCGGCATCGCAATTACCAAGAGCAGGGTAAGGAGGTCGATTTTTGGCTTGTCCTTGAGCCAGCCTTTTTGAATACGCCAGCGTTTCAAGAGCAAAAAGCAAAATGTCCCCAGCCAGCGGCGGCCATTATTTCCACCAATAAAACGTTTATCCAATGGCTGAAGCTGCGTCTTGAATACGTCTTGACCGGTGAGTTTACGGCCCCCTCAGAGACCATTCCCGAACCCTTGGCCTCCCTAGTGAGCAGTTCCTAG
- a CDS encoding SRPBCC family protein, whose amino-acid sequence MGKWLEHTVQIEVDAPIDLVWNLWSDLEKMPQWMKWIESVTLQDQDPELSRWTLASGNIHLSWLSRIRKQIRHQIIQWESVDGLPNQGAIRFYDRHGSSIVKLSVSYAIPGFLGQLFDQLFLGRMVENTLKADLERFRDYAQQVQLATLP is encoded by the coding sequence ATGGGTAAATGGTTAGAGCATACGGTGCAAATTGAAGTGGACGCGCCCATTGATCTCGTCTGGAACCTCTGGTCAGACCTAGAGAAAATGCCCCAGTGGATGAAATGGATTGAATCGGTCACTCTGCAAGATCAGGATCCGGAATTATCGCGATGGACCCTTGCTTCCGGCAACATTCACTTGAGTTGGCTCTCCCGCATTCGCAAACAAATTCGCCACCAGATTATTCAATGGGAATCCGTGGACGGCTTACCCAATCAGGGGGCAATTCGGTTTTACGATCGCCATGGTTCCAGTATTGTCAAACTCTCGGTGTCCTACGCCATTCCTGGATTTTTAGGGCAACTATTTGATCAGTTATTCCTGGGTCGCATGGTGGAAAATACTTTGAAGGCGGATCTAGAACGCTTCCGGGACTACGCCCAACAGGTACAACTGGCAACGCTGCCGTAA
- the zds gene encoding 9,9'-di-cis-zeta-carotene desaturase has protein sequence MRVVIVGAGLAGLAAAIDLVDAGHQVDIYESRPFVGGKVSSWLDVDGNHIEMGLHVFFYNYANLFALMDKVGAIAHLLPKEHTHTFINRGGQIGQLDFRFPLGAPFNGLKAFFTTGQLTSFDKLKNAIALGTSPIVRGLVDYPGAMRHIRSLDRLSFADWFRRHGGSDGSLKRLWNPIAYALGFIDTEEMSARCMLTIFMMFAAKTEASRLNMLKGSPAEYLLKPMVDYIQARGAKIFTRRRVREILYTSDQEQKLTVTGLAIAQDDQVETIQGDAYLCACDVPGIQRLIPEGWRHLSVFDNIFKLDAVPVATVQLRFDGWVTELQDDQKRHQLGQATGLDNLLYTADADFSCFADLALTSPADYYREGQGSLLQAVLTPGDPYIKQSNEAIAHRVLEQVHDLFPSSRDLNMTWYSVVKLAQSLYREAPGMDPYRPPQQTPIDNFFLAGSYTQQDYIDSMEGATMSGRQAAQAILKGQSHG, from the coding sequence ATGCGGGTTGTGATTGTTGGGGCCGGTTTGGCAGGGTTAGCTGCTGCCATTGATTTAGTGGATGCGGGTCATCAGGTTGATATTTACGAGTCTCGTCCCTTTGTCGGTGGCAAGGTCAGTAGTTGGTTGGATGTCGATGGTAATCACATTGAGATGGGGCTACATGTTTTTTTCTACAACTACGCCAATCTCTTTGCTTTGATGGACAAGGTGGGGGCGATCGCCCATTTATTGCCCAAGGAGCATACCCACACGTTCATTAATCGGGGTGGCCAGATCGGTCAGCTAGACTTTCGCTTTCCCCTAGGGGCTCCCTTTAATGGTCTCAAGGCCTTTTTTACGACGGGACAACTGACGAGCTTCGATAAGCTGAAAAATGCGATCGCCCTGGGAACCAGTCCCATTGTTCGCGGCTTGGTTGACTATCCGGGGGCAATGAGACATATTCGTAGCCTCGATCGCCTTAGTTTTGCGGATTGGTTTCGTCGCCATGGTGGTTCTGACGGTAGCTTAAAACGTCTGTGGAATCCCATTGCCTATGCCTTGGGTTTTATTGATACCGAGGAAATGTCAGCCCGTTGTATGTTGACGATTTTTATGATGTTTGCCGCCAAAACCGAAGCCTCTCGCCTAAATATGCTCAAGGGTTCCCCAGCGGAATACCTGCTCAAGCCCATGGTGGATTACATTCAAGCCAGGGGAGCGAAAATATTTACGCGGCGGCGGGTGCGAGAGATTCTTTACACCAGTGATCAGGAACAAAAATTAACGGTCACGGGCCTGGCGATCGCCCAAGACGACCAAGTTGAAACCATTCAGGGTGATGCCTATCTCTGTGCCTGTGATGTGCCAGGAATTCAGCGACTCATTCCTGAGGGATGGCGACATTTATCGGTATTTGATAATATTTTCAAACTGGATGCGGTGCCGGTAGCCACGGTTCAACTGCGGTTTGATGGCTGGGTGACTGAACTCCAGGACGACCAGAAACGTCATCAACTGGGCCAAGCCACTGGCTTAGATAACCTACTTTATACGGCGGATGCGGATTTCTCCTGTTTTGCCGATCTGGCCTTGACCAGTCCCGCCGACTACTATCGAGAGGGTCAGGGTTCCCTATTGCAAGCGGTACTTACCCCCGGAGATCCCTACATCAAGCAAAGCAACGAGGCGATCGCCCACAGGGTACTGGAACAGGTCCATGATTTATTTCCCTCCTCCCGCGACCTAAATATGACCTGGTATAGTGTCGTCAAACTGGCCCAGTCCCTCTACCGCGAAGCTCCGGGGATGGATCCCTACCGCCCTCCCCAACAAACCCCCATTGATAACTTTTTCTTAGCGGGCAGTTATACTCAACAGGATTACATTGACAGCATGGAAGGGGCCACCATGTCCGGTCGTCAAGCCGCCCAAGCCATTCTAAAAGGACAGTCCCATGGGTAA
- a CDS encoding transglutaminase TgpA family protein, which translates to MLGSELTSAPNKTPNKIVVNFLPRSWTLPKLSPLPAAAIEDSRLLRLGVLLMVCVGLVATDVAAEETWMSVWAIPATVVGFGWSYRARRDRNLVAKFLIALGMIVALVIFLSQLASFAQDSRLLLTKLLIQLQVLHSFDLPRRKDLGYSMVIGLILISVAATLSQTMTFGLFLFIFLAIALPVLVLDYRSRLGLLQVRLKGIGLSPRQWLATLALVLGLGMLTFLLLPRLPGYQIRTLPVSADIQVQEQFDQTRVVNPGYVGRGGRSGQGGDDLENIQFDSTFYYGFDSEINQTLGGELEPEVLMRVRSQAPGFWRMIAFDEYTGRGWRLSRNEDAEILQRSPWSYRFSIPSEIALGPTREVVQTYSILREFSNLIPHLNHPRDVFFPTQEIALDAAGGLRAPLTLPDGLTYSVISQVPLRDRSQLRQAPREYQPEIRRLYLAIPPEIAPAVRQQTEALLQRSDRPISEPYEQALYLAQALKQNYFIQPNLPPLDRDQDLVEAFLFQNEGGYPDQFSTVLTIMLRSIGIPARLVTGLGTGEFNPFTGLYVVKNTDAYALTEVFFPNYGWFTFDPIPGHDLYPASLEVDQTFTALQQFWNWIAQWLPTPVTGALGNLFALVDTAIQKFLGLFSQGIGGILRGVIILFGAGAIAWFSLQLLGQWRYRKRLGRLAKMERLYQEMLDWLAQQGYPKPLSQTPLEYGFNLGDRLEAPQQNIVLAITDAYVAWRYGQTTPEITTLEKQWQDLRRRGIKKTKATSTSR; encoded by the coding sequence TTGCTAGGATCAGAATTAACCTCTGCCCCCAACAAAACCCCCAATAAAATCGTGGTCAATTTTCTGCCCCGCTCCTGGACTTTACCAAAACTATCTCCGTTGCCTGCGGCGGCGATCGAAGATTCTCGACTCCTGCGCCTAGGGGTTCTGCTCATGGTGTGCGTGGGCTTGGTAGCAACGGATGTGGCCGCAGAGGAGACCTGGATGAGTGTGTGGGCGATTCCCGCGACAGTGGTGGGCTTTGGCTGGAGTTACCGGGCGCGGCGAGATCGCAATCTTGTGGCTAAGTTTTTGATTGCCCTGGGAATGATCGTTGCCCTCGTGATTTTTCTGTCCCAATTGGCCAGTTTTGCCCAGGATTCCCGACTGTTGTTAACGAAATTATTAATTCAACTCCAAGTTCTCCATAGTTTTGATTTGCCTCGCCGCAAGGATCTGGGCTATTCAATGGTGATTGGTTTGATTTTAATTAGTGTGGCCGCCACCCTGAGTCAAACCATGACCTTTGGTCTGTTCCTATTTATTTTTTTGGCGATCGCCCTGCCGGTATTAGTCCTGGATTATCGATCCCGCCTAGGATTGCTTCAGGTGAGGTTAAAGGGCATCGGCCTATCTCCCCGCCAATGGCTGGCCACCCTGGCCCTGGTGCTGGGTTTGGGAATGCTGACGTTTCTATTGTTGCCCCGTCTACCCGGCTATCAAATTCGCACCTTGCCGGTGAGTGCGGATATTCAAGTGCAGGAGCAGTTTGACCAAACCCGTGTGGTGAATCCCGGCTATGTGGGCCGGGGCGGGCGATCGGGCCAGGGGGGAGACGACCTAGAAAATATTCAATTTGATTCTACGTTTTATTACGGTTTTGATAGTGAAATCAACCAGACCCTTGGGGGAGAACTGGAACCCGAGGTATTAATGCGGGTGCGTTCCCAAGCCCCAGGATTTTGGCGGATGATTGCCTTTGATGAATATACGGGCCGGGGATGGCGACTGAGCCGGAATGAAGATGCCGAGATACTGCAACGATCGCCCTGGAGTTATCGATTTTCGATACCCAGTGAAATTGCCCTCGGCCCCACCAGAGAAGTGGTACAAACCTACTCGATTTTGCGGGAGTTTAGTAACCTAATTCCCCACTTGAACCATCCCAGGGATGTATTTTTCCCCACCCAGGAAATTGCCCTAGATGCCGCCGGCGGATTGCGGGCCCCCCTCACCTTGCCCGATGGACTCACCTATTCGGTCATTTCCCAGGTTCCCCTCCGCGATCGCTCCCAGTTGCGCCAGGCCCCCAGGGAGTATCAGCCAGAGATACGTCGGCTCTATTTGGCCATTCCCCCAGAGATTGCCCCCGCCGTTCGCCAACAAACGGAGGCCTTACTCCAACGCAGCGATCGCCCGATTAGCGAACCCTACGAGCAGGCCCTTTATTTAGCCCAAGCCCTCAAGCAAAACTATTTTATTCAGCCCAACCTTCCCCCCCTAGACAGGGATCAGGATCTGGTGGAAGCCTTTCTCTTTCAAAATGAGGGGGGCTACCCGGATCAATTTTCCACAGTGTTAACGATCATGCTCCGCAGTATCGGCATTCCCGCCCGCTTGGTGACGGGCCTGGGAACGGGGGAATTTAATCCCTTTACGGGCCTCTATGTGGTCAAAAATACCGATGCCTACGCCCTGACGGAGGTCTTTTTTCCCAATTATGGCTGGTTCACCTTTGATCCGATTCCCGGCCATGATCTCTACCCAGCATCCCTGGAAGTAGACCAAACCTTTACGGCATTACAACAATTCTGGAATTGGATCGCCCAGTGGTTGCCCACACCCGTGACTGGTGCCCTCGGCAACCTTTTTGCCCTAGTGGATACAGCGATTCAGAAATTCCTGGGTTTATTTTCCCAAGGCATTGGCGGCATTCTGCGGGGGGTGATCATTTTGTTTGGAGCCGGGGCGATCGCCTGGTTTAGCTTGCAACTGCTCGGACAATGGCGATATCGGAAACGGTTAGGTCGCCTGGCAAAAATGGAGCGGCTCTACCAGGAAATGTTAGATTGGCTGGCCCAGCAGGGATACCCCAAACCCCTGAGTCAAACCCCCCTGGAATATGGGTTCAATCTGGGCGATCGCCTAGAGGCTCCCCAGCAAAATATTGTTCTTGCCATTACCGATGCCTACGTGGCCTGGCGGTATGGACAAACTACGCCTGAGATCACCACCTTAGAAAAGCAGTGGCAAGACTTACGGCGACGGGGCATCAAAAAGACTAAGGCAACCTCAACCAGCCGTTAG
- a CDS encoding gamma carbonic anhydrase family protein — MVIPTPAYWPPVDMEQAAFVAANATVIGHVSIGDGASVWYGAVLRGDVERIAIGASTNIQDGAILHGDPGQPTILEDFVTVGHRAVIHSAYIERGSLIGIGAVILNGVRVGQGSIVGAGAVVSKDVPPRSLVVGIPAKVVRPVSETEAQELLEHARKYQALARVHGNRGTDLGFLDPA; from the coding sequence ATGGTGATACCGACTCCCGCCTACTGGCCTCCGGTGGATATGGAACAGGCTGCCTTTGTGGCGGCAAATGCGACGGTGATTGGCCATGTCAGCATCGGGGATGGGGCAAGTGTTTGGTATGGGGCGGTGCTGCGGGGAGATGTGGAGCGGATTGCCATTGGTGCAAGTACTAATATTCAGGATGGGGCAATTCTCCATGGGGATCCAGGGCAACCGACGATTTTGGAAGATTTTGTGACGGTGGGCCATCGGGCGGTGATTCACAGTGCCTACATTGAACGGGGGAGTTTAATTGGCATTGGCGCAGTGATTCTCAATGGAGTACGGGTGGGCCAGGGCAGTATTGTCGGGGCGGGGGCGGTGGTGAGTAAGGATGTGCCGCCACGATCGCTGGTGGTGGGGATTCCAGCAAAGGTGGTTCGCCCAGTGAGTGAGACAGAGGCCCAGGAGTTACTGGAGCATGCCCGTAAATATCAGGCTTTGGCGCGGGTGCATGGGAATCGGGGAACGGATTTAGGATTTTTAGATCCGGCGTAA